The Bacteroidota bacterium genome contains a region encoding:
- a CDS encoding protein-L-isoaspartate(D-aspartate) O-methyltransferase, translating into MEDNYKHKGIRKQLVALLQTKGIKNTLVLSAIEAIPRHLFLDSSFLEFAYQDKAFPIGEGQTISQPYTVAFQTELLDIKKGEKVLEVGTGSGYQTAVLCFLGAKVFSIERQKNLYDKTKLFLPKLGYNAKFFYGDGYKGLPPFAPYDKILVTAGAPLIPTALLEQLKEGGKLVIPVGVGKVQEMYSLVKCKNNFEQTNHGSFKFVPLLEQKA; encoded by the coding sequence ATGGAAGACAACTACAAACACAAAGGAATTAGAAAGCAGTTGGTTGCCTTGTTGCAAACAAAAGGAATAAAAAATACGCTAGTACTGAGTGCCATAGAAGCAATACCCCGTCATTTGTTTTTGGATAGTTCCTTTTTGGAATTTGCCTATCAAGACAAAGCATTTCCAATTGGGGAAGGGCAAACTATATCGCAACCCTATACGGTAGCATTTCAAACCGAATTGCTGGATATTAAAAAGGGCGAAAAGGTGCTGGAGGTAGGAACCGGAAGTGGTTACCAAACAGCAGTGTTGTGTTTTTTAGGCGCAAAGGTATTTAGCATTGAACGGCAAAAAAATCTGTACGACAAAACCAAGTTGTTTTTGCCTAAGTTAGGCTATAATGCTAAGTTTTTTTATGGCGATGGCTATAAAGGGCTTCCCCCTTTTGCACCCTACGATAAAATACTTGTAACTGCGGGTGCGCCTTTAATACCCACTGCTTTATTGGAGCAATTAAAGGAGGGAGGAAAGCTCGTAATTCCGGTGGGTGTGGGAAAAGTTCAGGAAATGTATTCTTTGGTAAAATGCAAGAATAATTTCGAACAAACCAATCACGGCAGTTTTAAATTTGTTCCTTTATTGGAGCAAAAAGCATAG
- a CDS encoding MFS transporter, translating into MKNKWYKSHSVLIIVAALGYFVDIYDLILFSIVRKQSLLSIGVPEAELLTTGIKLINMQMIGMLVGGLLWGILGDKRGRLSVLFGSIFLYSIANIANGFVTDVSSYGWLRFIAGIGLAGELGAGITLVAESMSKETRGYGTMVVVSFGVLGAVLAGLIGKNFDWTTAYFIGGAMGLVLLVLRIGVFESGMYAKVKESKIKRGNFFQLFTNRQRFIRYLCCITIGLPIWYLIGVLVFLSPEFAKELGIKNVESGSAVMYFYLGTSIGDFMSGYLSQLFKNRKNIVKFYLASIIITVPIYLFTTNISAPLFYFICSLLGFAAGYWAVFITIASEQFGTNLRSTVTTTVPNFVRGGLVLLTFGFEFFRNTLHYTLVWSAMAVGIITVTIAFISLLGLHETFGKDLDYFELD; encoded by the coding sequence ATGAAAAATAAATGGTATAAATCGCACAGTGTATTAATTATTGTTGCAGCCTTGGGTTACTTTGTTGATATCTACGACTTAATACTCTTCAGTATTGTACGTAAGCAAAGTTTGTTATCGATAGGTGTACCGGAAGCAGAATTGTTAACAACCGGCATCAAATTAATTAACATGCAAATGATTGGTATGTTAGTAGGCGGTTTGTTATGGGGTATTTTAGGTGATAAACGCGGACGCTTATCTGTTTTATTTGGCAGCATTTTTTTGTATTCAATAGCCAATATTGCCAATGGATTTGTAACCGATGTTAGTTCGTATGGATGGTTACGCTTTATTGCAGGAATAGGTTTAGCAGGCGAGTTAGGAGCCGGCATTACGCTGGTAGCCGAATCAATGAGTAAGGAAACACGCGGCTACGGTACCATGGTGGTGGTATCATTTGGGGTGCTTGGCGCTGTTTTGGCCGGATTGATTGGTAAAAATTTTGATTGGACCACTGCTTATTTTATAGGAGGTGCCATGGGTCTGGTGCTTCTAGTGTTACGTATAGGCGTATTCGAATCGGGTATGTATGCCAAGGTGAAAGAAAGTAAGATTAAACGTGGCAATTTTTTTCAATTGTTTACCAATAGGCAGCGCTTTATTCGCTATCTCTGCTGTATTACAATTGGCTTACCCATTTGGTATTTGATTGGAGTCTTGGTTTTTCTTTCTCCTGAATTTGCAAAAGAATTAGGAATTAAAAATGTGGAATCGGGAAGTGCTGTAATGTATTTTTATTTAGGAACTTCCATAGGCGATTTTATGAGTGGCTATTTGAGTCAGCTTTTTAAGAACCGCAAGAACATTGTAAAATTTTATTTGGCTTCCATTATTATTACTGTTCCTATTTATTTATTTACTACAAATATCAGTGCCCCCCTGTTTTATTTTATTTGTTCTCTGCTTGGTTTTGCAGCAGGGTATTGGGCTGTATTTATCACCATTGCATCAGAACAATTTGGAACAAATTTACGCTCCACAGTAACTACCACAGTTCCGAATTTTGTGCGCGGAGGCTTAGTATTGCTTACCTTTGGGTTCGAATTTTTTCGAAACACCCTGCACTATACGCTAGTTTGGAGTGCCATGGCGGTGGGAATAATTACAGTGACTATTGCATTTATTTCCTTATTGGGATTACATGAAACCTTTGGAAAGGACCTCGATTATTTTGAATTGGATTAG
- a CDS encoding transposase: MNFEADSIYHIYNRGNQQQKIFFKSENYRFFLRKIRKELLPHCTLLAYCLMPNHFHLMVEIPQSVDGEGVTHRMTHSHPMGYSFSRMHPLSQAIAVLLRSYTRAIQKQENFTGSLFQQKTKAVEILTERQILICTNYIHRNPIKACLVNLMEDWEFSSFQAHCDIRDENLCNKARLRELLQLKVEDDFYKYSYETLPD, from the coding sequence ATGAATTTTGAAGCCGATAGCATTTATCATATTTACAATAGAGGAAACCAACAACAAAAAATATTTTTCAAATCAGAGAATTATCGTTTTTTTCTAAGGAAAATAAGAAAGGAGCTTTTGCCACACTGCACGCTGCTTGCTTATTGTTTAATGCCTAATCATTTTCATTTAATGGTGGAGATTCCACAGAGTGTTGACGGAGAAGGAGTAACTCATCGGATGACTCATAGTCATCCGATGGGTTACTCCTTCTCAAGAATGCATCCGCTTTCCCAAGCCATTGCAGTATTGCTACGTTCATATACTCGCGCAATCCAAAAACAAGAGAATTTTACGGGGTCGCTATTTCAACAAAAAACTAAGGCCGTTGAAATTCTAACTGAGCGCCAAATTTTGATTTGCACCAATTACATTCATAGAAATCCAATAAAAGCATGCTTGGTTAACCTAATGGAAGATTGGGAATTTTCATCCTTCCAAGCCCATTGTGATATTAGAGATGAAAATCTTTGTAATAAAGCAAGATTGAGAGAATTGCTTCAGTTGAAAGTAGAAGATGATTTTTATAAGTATAGTTATGAAACTCTTCCTGATTAA
- a CDS encoding sigma-70 family RNA polymerase sigma factor has protein sequence MEEYSDKELLEKFRDENTRSYAFNLLVKKYQKRLYNHIRRMLIDHDDSNDVLQNVLLKMWNNLLNFKEDSQLFTWLYRIATNESLTFLKKKRTKFFIPIVDVEYQLSKSLEDDNYFNGDEIQLKLQKAILTLPEKQRLVFNMKYYEDFKYEAMSDVLGTSVGALKASYHIAVKKIEEYVLSH, from the coding sequence ATGGAGGAATACAGCGACAAAGAACTTCTCGAAAAATTTAGGGATGAAAACACCCGTTCGTACGCATTTAATTTGTTGGTGAAAAAATACCAAAAGAGGCTGTATAACCATATTCGTCGCATGTTAATAGATCACGACGACAGCAATGATGTATTGCAAAATGTGCTGTTGAAAATGTGGAACAACTTGTTAAATTTTAAAGAGGATTCCCAATTATTTACTTGGTTATATCGCATCGCAACAAATGAATCGCTTACCTTTTTAAAAAAGAAGCGAACAAAATTTTTTATTCCAATTGTGGATGTGGAATATCAACTTTCAAAGTCACTCGAGGACGATAATTATTTTAATGGTGATGAAATTCAATTGAAATTGCAAAAAGCAATACTCACATTGCCCGAAAAGCAAAGACTTGTATTTAACATGAAATATTATGAAGATTTTAAATATGAAGCAATGTCGGATGTATTAGGAACTTCGGTAGGTGCATTAAAAGCTTCCTATCACATAGCAGTAAAAAAAATAGAAGAATATGTTTTGAGTCATTAA
- a CDS encoding NAD(P)H-dependent oxidoreductase subunit E produces MSKNISELSGRKGLHNNLFEELGIAAAQTGSPNLEQLEKIRQEFLVGKSTVFGAVSFYDFLKPENKGKKVYVCNGSACMLAGTQEDLHKKLEAQFDANEIGEMCCLGRCHENNAFHHAGKNYSGNDIDTISKIKEKNYLSREKYTVGYYGNPILTSETGSIKEFYQTFKNCLTQSPADLLSELKASGLRGRGGAGFSMAFKIESCKNAVSDSKFIVCNADEGDPGAYSDRYILENRPHALLQGMLLAGYLAGANFGVLYIRGEYPESVEIIATEIEALRNEKLLGENILGSGFNFEFKVIKAQGAYICGEETALLSSIEGQRPEVRVRPPYPTQQGLFNKPTVVNNVETLANLPFIFKNGGKAFAVIGTAKSSGTKLISLDGNFNSPGIYEVDMGTPLSVVVHEMGGGFKHPVKAMHIGGPLGGLVPVSKIEKLTIDFDSFAKEGFLLGHASIVCIPENYPLIKYIEHLFKFTAHESCGKCFPCRLGSTRGYELVEKAQLEAYKIDKSLMLDLLETMESGSLCALGGGLPLPIKNALQYFESELAVYFKN; encoded by the coding sequence ATGTCAAAAAATATCAGTGAATTATCCGGCCGCAAAGGCTTGCACAACAATCTTTTTGAAGAGCTTGGCATTGCTGCTGCTCAAACTGGAAGTCCTAATCTGGAACAACTTGAAAAAATTCGTCAAGAATTTTTAGTTGGAAAATCTACTGTTTTTGGAGCAGTTTCATTTTACGATTTTTTGAAACCTGAAAATAAAGGAAAGAAGGTTTATGTGTGTAATGGTAGTGCATGTATGCTTGCTGGCACACAAGAGGATTTGCATAAAAAGCTGGAAGCACAATTTGATGCAAACGAAATTGGCGAAATGTGCTGTCTTGGTCGTTGTCACGAAAACAATGCTTTTCACCATGCAGGAAAAAATTATTCGGGCAACGATATTGATACCATCTCAAAAATAAAAGAGAAGAATTATTTAAGTCGGGAAAAATATACTGTTGGATATTATGGAAATCCAATACTCACCAGTGAAACAGGAAGTATAAAGGAATTTTACCAAACATTTAAAAACTGCCTCACTCAATCACCAGCAGATTTACTTTCTGAGCTAAAAGCTTCGGGTTTGCGCGGTAGAGGAGGAGCGGGTTTCTCCATGGCCTTTAAAATTGAGTCGTGCAAAAATGCAGTTTCAGATTCAAAATTTATTGTTTGCAATGCCGATGAAGGAGACCCGGGAGCATACTCTGATCGGTATATTTTAGAAAATCGTCCGCATGCTTTGCTTCAAGGAATGCTGCTGGCAGGTTATCTGGCAGGAGCTAATTTTGGTGTGCTTTATATTCGAGGCGAATATCCTGAGTCGGTTGAAATTATAGCTACTGAAATTGAAGCATTGAGGAATGAAAAATTACTTGGCGAGAATATTTTAGGTTCAGGATTTAATTTTGAATTTAAAGTTATCAAAGCCCAAGGCGCATATATTTGCGGAGAAGAAACAGCTTTGCTTTCGTCTATTGAAGGGCAACGCCCTGAAGTAAGAGTGCGCCCACCTTATCCCACACAGCAAGGTTTGTTTAATAAACCAACGGTTGTAAATAATGTGGAAACGCTAGCTAATCTTCCTTTCATTTTTAAAAACGGAGGAAAGGCTTTTGCTGTTATCGGCACTGCTAAATCCAGTGGTACTAAATTAATTTCATTGGATGGAAATTTTAATTCTCCCGGTATTTATGAAGTAGATATGGGAACACCTTTATCAGTTGTGGTTCATGAAATGGGTGGTGGATTTAAACATCCCGTTAAGGCCATGCACATTGGAGGACCCTTAGGCGGTTTAGTTCCGGTGAGTAAAATCGAGAAGCTCACTATAGATTTTGATTCCTTTGCAAAAGAAGGATTTCTTTTAGGTCATGCATCCATTGTTTGCATTCCTGAAAATTATCCCTTGATAAAATACATTGAGCACCTTTTTAAGTTTACAGCACATGAAAGTTGTGGTAAATGTTTTCCTTGTCGATTGGGCTCTACGCGTGGTTATGAACTAGTAGAAAAGGCTCAGTTGGAAGCATATAAAATTGATAAAAGTTTGATGCTAGATTTACTTGAAACCATGGAATCCGGATCGCTCTGTGCCTTGGGTGGTGGACTTCCGCTTCCAATTAAAAACGCGCTGCAGTATTTTGAAAGTGAATTGGCCGTTTATTTTAAAAACTAA
- a CDS encoding acetyl-CoA hydrolase/transferase family protein: MIKYQTAAEAVKLINSGDRVFFHGAAATPQVLIDALVTRHEELKEVEIIHIHTEGDAVYAQSAYEHAFHVNSFFVGANIRNFVGHSNVQYIPIFLSEIPALFRRGRMPLDAAFIQVSPPDQHGFCSLGVSVDVAKAASDVAKKVIALVNPNMPRSHGDGQIHSSRFSAMVHTDKPIYEFPQSDVSENELAIGKNIASLVENGSTLQLGIGGIPGAVMNYLHQHKDLGLHTEMFTDAVLPLIESGVINGRRKRNHPGKVVSTFAMGTKKLYDFIHDNPMVAMLDAAYVNDTAVIRKNPKVVAINSAIQIDLSGQVCADSIGSTIYSGVGGQMDFIRGASLSEGGKPIIALSSVTGKGVSKIVPLLNQGAGVVTTRAHVHYVVTEFGIADLYGKNIAERAKALIAIAHPDRKEELEKSAFELYGRL; the protein is encoded by the coding sequence ATGATTAAATATCAAACCGCTGCGGAGGCAGTAAAATTAATTAATAGTGGTGATCGTGTTTTTTTTCATGGTGCGGCTGCAACACCACAAGTATTAATAGATGCCTTAGTAACGAGACATGAAGAATTAAAGGAAGTAGAAATAATTCATATTCACACCGAAGGAGATGCCGTGTATGCCCAATCTGCGTATGAACATGCATTTCATGTAAACAGCTTTTTTGTGGGTGCTAATATTCGAAACTTCGTGGGCCATAGCAATGTGCAATACATTCCCATTTTTTTAAGCGAAATACCGGCTTTGTTTAGAAGAGGTAGAATGCCCTTGGATGCTGCATTTATACAAGTTTCCCCACCTGATCAACATGGATTTTGCTCTTTAGGTGTTTCGGTAGATGTGGCAAAAGCAGCCAGCGATGTGGCGAAAAAAGTTATTGCCTTGGTAAATCCGAATATGCCCCGGTCGCATGGTGATGGGCAAATACACAGCAGTCGCTTTAGCGCTATGGTGCATACGGATAAGCCAATTTATGAATTTCCGCAAAGCGATGTTTCCGAGAATGAATTGGCCATTGGAAAAAATATTGCTTCGCTTGTAGAAAATGGTTCCACCCTGCAACTTGGAATTGGTGGTATTCCCGGAGCGGTTATGAATTATTTGCATCAGCACAAAGATCTTGGATTGCATACCGAAATGTTTACTGATGCAGTATTGCCCTTAATTGAAAGTGGCGTAATTAATGGAAGACGCAAAAGAAATCATCCCGGCAAGGTGGTATCGACTTTTGCTATGGGGACCAAAAAATTATATGATTTTATACACGATAATCCAATGGTGGCAATGTTGGATGCAGCCTATGTTAACGATACCGCGGTTATTCGTAAAAACCCAAAAGTAGTGGCCATTAATAGTGCAATTCAAATTGATTTGAGCGGACAAGTATGCGCCGATTCTATTGGAAGCACCATTTACAGTGGAGTAGGAGGTCAGATGGATTTTATTAGAGGTGCCTCTTTAAGTGAGGGTGGGAAACCAATTATTGCTTTATCGTCGGTTACCGGAAAAGGTGTTTCTAAAATTGTGCCTTTGTTGAATCAAGGCGCCGGGGTGGTTACTACACGCGCGCATGTGCATTATGTAGTAACGGAATTTGGAATTGCCGATTTGTATGGAAAAAATATTGCCGAACGCGCAAAAGCATTAATTGCAATAGCGCATCCCGATAGAAAGGAAGAGCTGGAAAAAAGCGCTTTTGAACTATACGGAAGGCTTTAA
- a CDS encoding site-specific integrase, with the protein MTTAKLLLYESKTLSNGKHPLCIRLIKDRTIKYISVGYSASKEQWNGSELLKGYPNFIRTNKILRTKLNEVEDVILNLEDSGRSYSLEQVEHKFLGTIKKKTVFIYCQDIIDRLKETHKIGNSVIYKDLLRTLKLFRNNRDLSFSDIDYGFLMKFEEFFLSRKVSENSISLYMRTLRALVNKAINEGYCKKEDYAFDKYKVSKLDTSTQKRAITKEEILKIINFETEAGTSLMHSKNFFLFSFYTIGMNFTDMANLRWKNIISNRIIFIRAKNKKLFDIKIQPRCQEILDYYSQENKNEEDYIFPILNDKIHNNLSSIRDRLHKVNKRVNKDLQAIAKKLKIDATHSITHYVARHSWASIQKENGVSTAIISESMQHDSEKTTQIYLKSFVNKVLDDANASII; encoded by the coding sequence ATGACAACCGCTAAATTACTGCTATACGAGTCAAAAACTCTTTCAAATGGGAAACATCCGCTTTGTATTAGGCTGATTAAAGATAGAACAATTAAGTATATTTCGGTAGGGTATTCAGCAAGTAAAGAACAGTGGAATGGGAGTGAACTGCTAAAAGGATACCCAAATTTCATACGAACCAACAAAATTTTAAGGACTAAACTCAATGAAGTAGAAGATGTAATTTTGAATCTTGAAGATTCCGGTCGAAGTTATTCTTTAGAGCAAGTTGAGCACAAATTTTTGGGCACAATTAAAAAGAAAACAGTATTTATTTATTGCCAAGATATTATTGACCGATTAAAGGAAACCCACAAAATTGGAAACTCAGTTATTTATAAGGATCTACTTCGAACTTTAAAGTTGTTCCGGAATAATAGAGATTTAAGTTTTTCGGATATTGATTATGGGTTTTTAATGAAGTTTGAAGAATTTTTCTTGTCAAGAAAGGTGAGTGAAAACTCCATTAGTCTGTATATGCGAACTCTTAGAGCGTTAGTTAATAAAGCAATAAATGAAGGATATTGTAAAAAGGAAGATTACGCTTTCGACAAATATAAAGTCTCAAAACTGGATACTAGCACACAAAAGAGGGCTATAACTAAAGAGGAGATTTTAAAAATAATTAATTTCGAAACAGAAGCGGGCACCAGTTTGATGCATTCAAAAAATTTCTTCCTCTTTAGTTTTTACACAATTGGTATGAATTTTACGGATATGGCAAATCTTAGATGGAAGAATATTATTTCTAACCGAATAATATTTATTCGTGCTAAGAACAAAAAATTATTTGACATTAAAATCCAACCTCGGTGTCAAGAAATACTGGATTATTATTCACAAGAAAATAAGAATGAAGAAGATTACATTTTCCCGATTTTAAATGATAAGATTCACAATAACCTTTCAAGCATAAGGGATAGACTTCATAAAGTGAACAAGCGAGTGAATAAGGATTTACAGGCAATTGCAAAGAAACTAAAAATTGACGCTACACATAGCATCACCCATTATGTAGCTCGACACTCTTGGGCAAGCATTCAAAAAGAAAACGGGGTTTCCACTGCCATAATAAGTGAAAGCATGCAGCATGATTCTGAAAAAACAACGCAAATCTATTTGAAATCCTTTGTGAACAAAGTGTTAGATGATGCAAATGCTTCTATAATATAA
- a CDS encoding GIY-YIG nuclease family protein gives MPNFRYFYTGQTDNLERRLLEHNNTSKGKKYTSKKGPWQLIYSQEFDTRAKAMQREKFLKGGQGREFLKKVMSNPPQAGRSRVRIAPGSLHVFRLSS, from the coding sequence GTGCCAAACTTCCGGTACTTTTATACTGGACAGACAGACAATCTTGAACGCAGATTGCTCGAACACAACAATACATCAAAAGGCAAAAAATACACTTCCAAAAAAGGCCCTTGGCAATTAATTTATTCTCAAGAGTTTGATACACGAGCCAAAGCTATGCAACGTGAAAAATTTCTAAAAGGCGGACAAGGACGAGAGTTTCTTAAAAAGGTGATGAGCAATCCGCCGCAGGCGGGTAGGTCGCGCGTTCGAATCGCGCCGGGATCACTTCATGTTTTTCGTTTATCTTCTTAA
- a CDS encoding SprB repeat-containing protein: MKKLSFLLRSAFLMLLFSSAVRAEEFDVQLTPSLYAGGYNISCYGANTGSINLFITGGVAPYTYVWADGPIIRNRTNLVAGNYQVTVTTSNGQSVIREINLTQPDLFQVTLSPLEYEGGYNINENGGNNGEIGTEIRGGVPPYNYLWSNGGIESKIDHLNAGNYSISVHDATNCVANASTILIEPTVLHVVSIIGSVHSSGYNIACNKTCTLSLTVAGGTPFGENGNTYYHYEWSNGTTGADTKVNEAGRYTVTATDNNGASVNASILVTQAPTFSAEITPFVYSNSKNTSCYNCNNGSISTIIHSGTAPYTYTWNNGSHAQNPNGLGAGSYTVVMKDAAGCLIEKTTLITSPEREDWTMGGNYNTDENSHFIGTRDNHDFVFKANDSERIRLLKNGGTQFNGNVFANNFKLGNESSSSSLAETALIGNTRVVSFGGAPAFYRPGSTLEPIHQWVAQSKGPYDVICATPNPNTDDLFVRVQSDCYQGNIDNWHYVNGIATANRPLLLNYYSGNDVGLCANFNAPNAGGTVSTGWTFEVGHPLRDLDVAGNIRGDGNRNGLKVVTLDSPDYNTQLSVHGITSKIIAGNLFNTGGWYQDVFSIKGNGETFFGEVNSLTPAFYIKPYIDASFNYQPSNVGIGTKNPMSRLHVVGDVRISNLGNQPEAYNLVQADINGELSPVSTIGLASLIPSINFWKSNNNGTDVYHLNGKVGIGTNEPNAQLQVGDGVKSISLGGFWNNSAPEWTTSYVGFNAARDEGVQGNQKWTMNGAAGVANGAAVIASDLSGQLRFITIPQDASTPEMVVHKTDGAILSNERMIIRNDGKVGIGNPVSYPAGYSLYVGTGIITEKLKIALGTSTEWMDKVFDSDYKLRSLNELETFISTNKHLPEIPTTKEVQKDGIDVGTFEAKLLQKVEELTLYVIKINKENNSLKERVQFLEKAK, encoded by the coding sequence ATGAAAAAATTATCCTTTCTTTTAAGAAGTGCATTTTTAATGCTTTTATTTAGTTCAGCAGTAAGGGCTGAAGAATTTGATGTGCAACTAACACCTTCCTTGTACGCAGGAGGCTACAATATTAGTTGTTATGGCGCCAACACGGGTTCCATCAATTTGTTTATTACAGGTGGTGTTGCTCCCTATACTTATGTTTGGGCGGATGGTCCTATCATTAGAAATCGAACAAATTTGGTTGCCGGTAATTATCAAGTAACAGTCACCACTTCAAATGGGCAAAGCGTTATTAGGGAGATAAATTTAACTCAGCCTGATTTATTTCAAGTAACCTTATCCCCTTTAGAGTATGAAGGAGGGTATAATATAAATGAGAATGGTGGTAATAATGGAGAGATTGGCACTGAAATTAGAGGTGGAGTTCCCCCGTATAATTATTTGTGGAGCAATGGTGGAATTGAGAGTAAGATTGACCATTTAAACGCTGGCAATTACAGCATTTCAGTTCATGATGCAACCAATTGTGTTGCAAATGCGAGTACCATTTTAATTGAGCCTACGGTGCTGCATGTTGTTAGTATAATAGGTTCTGTGCATTCTAGTGGCTACAATATTGCCTGTAACAAAACTTGTACATTATCTTTAACTGTTGCTGGAGGAACTCCTTTTGGTGAAAATGGTAATACATATTATCATTATGAATGGAGTAATGGTACTACTGGCGCGGATACAAAGGTTAATGAAGCCGGTAGGTATACTGTGACTGCTACAGATAATAATGGAGCGTCAGTAAATGCATCAATTTTAGTAACTCAAGCACCTACTTTTTCAGCCGAAATAACACCTTTTGTTTACTCCAATTCAAAGAACACTAGCTGTTATAATTGCAATAATGGAAGTATATCTACAATTATTCACAGCGGAACTGCACCTTATACATATACATGGAATAACGGGTCTCATGCTCAAAATCCAAATGGACTAGGGGCTGGCAGTTACACAGTTGTAATGAAGGATGCGGCCGGGTGCCTGATTGAAAAAACTACTTTGATAACATCACCGGAGCGTGAGGATTGGACGATGGGAGGGAATTATAATACAGATGAGAATTCGCATTTTATCGGGACGAGAGACAATCATGATTTTGTCTTTAAAGCAAACGACTCAGAAAGAATTCGGTTACTTAAAAATGGAGGAACTCAGTTCAATGGAAATGTTTTTGCAAATAACTTTAAGCTGGGAAATGAATCAAGTTCTAGTTCGTTGGCTGAGACAGCACTTATAGGTAACACAAGAGTTGTATCATTTGGAGGAGCACCTGCCTTTTATCGCCCGGGTTCTACATTGGAACCAATACATCAATGGGTTGCTCAAAGTAAAGGACCATATGATGTAATTTGTGCTACCCCCAACCCAAATACAGATGATTTATTCGTTCGAGTTCAAAGCGATTGTTACCAAGGCAATATCGACAACTGGCATTATGTAAATGGAATAGCAACCGCTAATAGGCCATTATTGCTTAATTATTATAGTGGCAATGATGTTGGCTTGTGTGCAAATTTCAATGCACCTAATGCTGGAGGAACAGTAAGTACAGGTTGGACATTTGAAGTCGGTCATCCATTAAGAGATCTGGATGTGGCTGGAAATATAAGAGGAGATGGCAATAGAAATGGACTAAAAGTAGTTACTCTTGATAGTCCGGATTACAACACACAACTATCTGTTCATGGAATTACATCAAAAATAATTGCTGGAAATCTTTTCAACACGGGTGGCTGGTATCAAGATGTTTTTTCAATAAAGGGAAATGGTGAAACTTTTTTTGGTGAAGTGAATAGCCTTACCCCTGCTTTCTATATTAAACCATATATCGATGCTTCGTTTAATTATCAACCATCAAATGTTGGCATAGGAACAAAAAACCCAATGTCTAGATTGCATGTAGTAGGAGATGTCCGCATTTCAAATTTAGGTAATCAACCCGAAGCATATAATTTAGTCCAAGCAGATATAAATGGTGAATTAAGTCCAGTATCAACAATTGGTTTAGCCTCATTGATTCCTTCAATTAATTTTTGGAAATCAAATAATAACGGAACCGATGTTTATCATTTAAATGGAAAAGTTGGGATAGGCACAAATGAACCGAATGCACAGTTGCAAGTTGGAGATGGTGTAAAAAGTATTTCATTAGGAGGTTTCTGGAATAATTCAGCTCCGGAATGGACCACAAGTTATGTTGGCTTTAATGCAGCGCGGGATGAAGGTGTTCAAGGAAATCAAAAATGGACAATGAATGGTGCAGCGGGAGTTGCTAATGGAGCCGCAGTAATTGCGAGTGATTTATCCGGACAGTTACGTTTTATTACAATACCTCAAGATGCATCAACACCAGAAATGGTTGTTCACAAAACAGATGGAGCAATTCTTAGCAATGAAAGAATGATTATTAGAAACGATGGGAAAGTAGGAATTGGAAATCCAGTTTCATATCCAGCAGGCTACAGTTTATATGTAGGAACAGGAATAATCACAGAAAAATTAAAAATCGCATTAGGCACATCAACTGAATGGATGGATAAAGTTTTTGATAGTGATTACAAACTAAGAAGTCTTAATGAACTTGAAACATTTATTTCAACAAATAAACATTTGCCAGAAATTCCAACAACTAAAGAAGTGCAAAAGGATGGAATTGATGTTGGAACTTTTGAGGCAAAATTATTGCAAAAAGTAGAAGAACTTACTCTGTATGTTATTAAGATAAATAAAGAAAATAATTCTTTAAAAGAGCGTGTTCAATTTCTTGAAAAAGCTAAGTAA